ATTCCTCAATGATATGATGAGTGATGATGTATCCGATTTTCTACTAGTGAAATCCCACATTTGTCATAAAATAGATACACGATGTTTTTTCAAGGACCCTACAGCAttacaaaagtcaaaaaatgttttttgatttttcaattaaaagaGATACGATCTATATAAAAGATACGCAAACGTGGCCAATTAATTAATGCTCATAAGAGCAAGATTATTGGGGTTCATATATTTGAGTGCTTTTATAtactgtttgaattttttatgaattaattgtgtatttttttgtaaataagaaccataatcttttaattaaaattttctcctccaatgtaaattctaattttgggtctcttattttttttaaaattgttttttgaaatttaaaaattttaaatagaatagaagtagtataaatgtgtaaacatttcagaatttttaaaaaatgggaaattattgcatttaattaatttgtaaacatacaaaaaacatattaaaacaaaaaaaaaaactcaaatacaTTTTCAAGAGTTACAATCTACAGAAGCAAATTGATAGGAGAAAGATCAACTAATTGTGgaagagagagtagagaagtaTAAGAGAAGAGATCAAAGTGCTAGCAGAACCAACAATATAATAGATCACCTTAAAAGCAGTTTGTTTCCTTGAAggatataaaaccaaaaccaacaatATAGGAAGGCAAACTAAAATGATCAGAACCGTGTGTGTGACTTCACAAGTCACCAAGGTAGACGGCTGAGGGACTATAAGCAAACATCAGTCCTTGTCCTGTGAAGCTTCTAAGAAAACTCAAAGTTCTTGGCTAGTTATCTTGTAATGCTGAAAGAATTTGATGCGATGACATGGAAACTCTTCGCTACCTCTTCCATCTGGTTTTGATCTCAAAACATGTCATGGTCgataaacataactaaaaaaaaaagcgatGACATGGAAACTCAGTTCTTAGACGGTTGAAAAGATTATGACCTCGATGAGTGAAGCATTGAACAACGCAGATAGAATGTAAGTAGAAGTTTCAGAAATCCCACATCGTTTTAATGATTCTGTAATCTagttgaagaaagaaatgaacAACAACGTTAGCGAAGTTGAGAAAACTACTAAACTACTATTCTTAATGACAATTCACCAAACCAGAGAAATTTGATTAACGAGAGACTCTCAAATCTCAATACTCAAGTAACTAATCTCCAACCAACTCACAACAGCTAGAACCTGCTGCATTAAGTCCTAGGCTAAAGCTTAAACAATAGAACTTGATTAAGGAGAGACTCTCAAGTCTCAATACTCAACTAACTGTTCTCAGAAGTAGACAAGAAGTAGATAGGAATGGCTAAAGAAGCACCATAAAAGATTGTTCTTACATGCTTAGATCCAGAGTAATTGTAAACGAGCTCAGAATGAAGAGTTCGGGTTGATAAGGAATCGCGTGAGTTGGAGACAAGTGCTTTCTGAGCAGCAGCCAATAGAGGAAAAATGTCTGGAATCTGATGATGATATACACAATTCGTTAAGCTGAAAAAATCTTAAGTAGTTTAGAATGTAAAAACCGAATATACAACAATAAAAACTTACAAGTCATGCATTGAGAAATGAGACTTCAAGCTTTAAACTTCCATCTAGCATTGTAATCAAGAGCTCCCTGAAACACCCAAATGTTTAATATTCAGATCTCACtcacacaaaatcaaaacttgggGAATGATAAAGGAAAATGCTTTAAACTAAACCGAGTTTCCCCAattgattcaatctcctccCGTTTCCGTTCGATTGTGAGACGGCTCTTTTCCAATTGCAAAATCGGAGAGATTCGAgagaggtgaagaagaagaaaaaccgagtttccccaatttttttttgggtgaatgtcatgaaaacccactttggtgtgagttctgtcacaaaaacccactttccactcatggtatactttcccaagttttttgcttatgtgtccactttccttttacatttttgcccttactaacaacttacctctctttctctccttcttttctctctttttctcttcttttttgttgttaacactttaacaaagtaaaatatatttatttgttatcataaaacaaattttctatttatttatataaaatatgttatgattatatattttctacattttaagatacatattgctatattttttatgaatttttagattatacagtatccatcagtcgttgaacatttgttcaattataagtggataatcaattgcagtattgttaatagatagttacttgtgtttattcatacaaaatatacatacataaatttggttagatctttatccatagcatattatccataacacaacatagaccaaataagtacaaaaccctttaattctaaattttaaatcctagaacataaacccttgaacctaaaaccaaaactattcactttaaaaaaaaaaacaaagtttagtggatagaaaaactgtggataggtctccatggatttacaaagcatatctagacattaagctgaagaatagcagttgaatggtggctatggatgtgatcatgtggatatttttttgtggataccaatgtagacagaccaaagaatcatcatacaacatccacacaattaaatccatagacaccatgagctccttgcttcatattttgtgttggtccagaaacatatacactcataagtggttaataaacaaaataaaaattaacaacattgatttatttagaacattgaatatcaatcatgtggattagtagttatggatacttatcttataatatcttgctcattctttacatgagcagaaatttgtccaaaataaattagccacatagatttcttttagctaaatgtttttgtactatttttcagctagaagtaggtatattagaacttagaagtgtcactagaagcatactacacaataaacatggtcattattaatctcaaagcctatccaccaaattctgaccacgtggacaagcaatccagatgaaatttattgacaagtttgttgcatgttcaaacatcactatagtttagccacttagatgtcttttagccaaatgtttttgtactatttttaagctagaattagagatattagaacttagaagtgtcactagaagcatactacacaacaaacatggtcattattaatctctaagcctatccaccaaactctgaccacgtggacaagcaatccagatgaaatttattgacaagtttgttgcatgttcaaacatcaccatagtttagggtttagactttagatggtATATAGATTCAATGTCTATGTTTTGAGTTCAAGTTGTATTGTCTAAGGTTCAAGGTGTAGGATTTAGGGGTTAAGGTTAAAATTTTAGGTTTAGGTATGTGgatgatatgtctatatttttaattcatggtttaggatttagggttcaaggtgtatggtttagggtttaggatttaagatttagggtataaggtTTACGTTTTTGGGCTTANNNNNNNNNNNNNNNNNNNNNNNNNNNNNNNNNNNNNNNNNNNNNNNNNNNNNNNNNNNNNNNNNNNNNNNNNNNNNNNNNNNNNNNNNNNNNNNNNNNNNNNNNNNNNNNNNNNNNNNNNNNNNNNNNNNNNNNNNNNNNNNNNNNNNNNNNNNNNNNNNNNNNNNNNNNNNNNNNNNNNNNNNNNNNNNNNNNNNNNNNNNNNNNNNNNNNNNNNNNNNNNNNNNNNNNNNNNNNNNNNNNNNNNNNNNNNNNNNNNNNNNNNNNNNNNNNNNNNNNNNNNNNNNNNNNNNNNNNNNNNNNNNNNNNNNNNNNNNNNNNNNNNNNNNNNNNNNNNNNNNNNNNNNNNNNNNNNNNNNNNNNNNNNNNNNNNNNNNNNNNNNNNNNNNNNNNNNNNNNNNNNNNNNNNNNNNNNNNNNNNNNNNNNNNNNNNNNNNNNNNNNNNNNNNNNNNNNNNNNNNNNNNNNNNNNNNNNNNNNNNNNNNNNNNNNNNNNNNNNNNNNNNNNNNNNNNNNNNNNNNNNNNNNNNNNNNNNNNNNNNNNNNNNNNNNNNNNNNNNNNNNNNNNNNNNNNNNNNNNNNNNNNNNNNNNNNNNNNNNNNNNNNNNNNNNNNNNNNNNNNNNNNNNNNNNNNNNNNNNNNNNNNNNNNNNNNNNNNNNNNNNNNNNNNNNNNNNNNNNNNNNNNNNNNNNNNNNNNNNNNNNNNNNNNNNNNNNNNNNNNNNNNNNNNNNNNNNNNNNNNNNNNNNctaggatttaaaatttagaattaaagggttttgtacttatttggtctatgttgtgttatggataatatgctatggataaagatctaaccaaatttatgtatgtatattttgtatgaataaacacaagtaactatctattaacaatactgcaattgattatccacttataattgaacaaatgttcaacgactgatggatactgtataatctaaaaattcataaaaaatatagcaatatgtatcttaaaatgtagaaaatatataatcataacatattttatataaataaatagaaaatttgttttatgataacaaataaatatattttactttgttaaagtgttaacaacaaaaaagaagagaaaaagagagaaaagaagaagagaaagagaggtaagttgttagtaagggcaaaaatgtaaaaggaaagtggacacataagcaaaaaacttgggaaagtataccatgagtggaaagtggatttttgtgacaatactttaggagaaagtgggttttcatgacattttccctttttttttcttttttgtatttttgtttggcCAACACAAAAACGACACCTAGCGTCTCTTAGAACAAAGATgaatatactatataacaacctcccttaacttttttcttttgttctgaattattttttttcctccaaaacaatataaacctCTATAAGAGACTACCTATAAAGAAGGTCTAAAGCTAGATTTGTACCCCCAAATGATTAGCATTATGTTAAATTtagtaataaagaaaaatagatatattttggACCAAAATAGGAAAGGAAAAAACATTTAACCCTTTAACTAGTCCAGTCATCTGCATTGGTTTGGAGAAACTTCGTTGTTTTCTCCGAAACATCTTCGTTTCCTTGCAAGCTGATACCGAGGCCTAGTATCATCAATATGGATATTTTTGACTTCTTCAAGCCCTAGCCATCTCAAGAGagatataatttaaaaaaaaaaaaacagagggtTTTTTGGGTAAACAGAGCTTTTGAgattatttctttgttttaaaaactataataacaTACGCACCATGTATTAATTAATGACGCGTTTCTTGACAGGAATGGCATGTAACGGTTTGGTCTTATGTAAAGTGATACCGAAGGTCTCGTCCATGTCCAAATTCTCAGAAACGACGCCGTTTGGTAGCTTCCAGTCAAAGgaatagagaagagaagcaagCATAAGAGACACTGTTTTCACAGCAAAAGGCAATCCCGGGCAAATTCTACGTCCGGCTCCAAATGGTGTAAACTCATAATCTCTACCTCTCAAATCGATTTCTTTCCCCAAAAACCTCTCTGGCTCAAACAGGGTAGGATTCTCCCACACGCTCGGGTCTCGTCCTATACCCCACACGTTTACTAGAACCTGAGTATCTTTAAGCACCATGAACCCAAGAATCTCCACATCGGATTCGGCTTTTCTCGGGACAAGAAACGGAGCACCCGGATGTAGCCGGAAAGTTTCCTTCACAACTGCTTGTAAATACGGCAGTTCTGAGATATCTGAGTCTTCAACCATACCGTTTTGTCCTATCACACGATCCATCTCGGCTTGAGCTTTCAACATCGTTTTAGGGTTTCTAAGTAACTCTGCCATTGCCCACTCTAGGGTACTAGAGCTTGTATCCGAGCCTGCTGTGAACATATCCTGACCATATTATTAAATCACATGTCAGTGAGGTCTACCTTTCAGATCcgtatatttaaattcatgcgATTTCATATCATAACATTTTAGTTGAGTATAATATAAGGTGATGTTgtgaaaagtttttaaaatgtctTTCTATGATCTATCATAATTTGTTGTTGGAatgctaaaattaaaaatattttttccgaATACCAAATGTCAAAAGTTGATTATTCTATTATCTAATAAACATGATTATTTGCAGCAAGGTAAGACTTACCAAGACAAGATGTTCAATATCGCTAATGTTGATTTCTGCTTCATCTCCCTTGTAATTCAGAAGGTTGTCTACGAAATCGTTTTTTGAAACATCTTTAGGGTTACTCTGCGATGATTTTTCCGCAATCTTAGCATCAATGAACCCACGGAAAACCCTGAACAACCTCTCTGTGCAAGCTTTCATAGTCTTCCTATTACCTTGCAGATCAAGAAACCTCAGTAATGGAAAGTAATTAGCAGCGTCTGGTTTTCCGACAGTCTCCATAACACTAATCACCGTGTCTTGAACTCCGTTAACAGAATCTTTCGCGTTGTAGGTACCGAGATCGGCGGAAAACAGAATGTTCGATATGATATTAAGAGTTGTGATGAAGGATGCTCGAGAAATATCAACCGATTCTTCTCTATCGCTGCTTTCACTTATGAAGCTCACAAGTTCCTTCACCTTGTTCGCCCTCATGGCTTTCGTGGCTTCGAGACGCTGTGGTGAGAATAGCTGAGTCACCGACAGTCTTCTATACAgcctaaaacaaaacatagcAACGTTACCGTTTCAGGGTCTTTATTAATTgcttttttgaccaaaaaaataactaaatcgtgtgaaaataaaaagtcgatattaaaaattataccTCCAACGAGCCGTCGACGCAGGAAGCCAGACAAGGGAAGCATCTTGGTGATTGATGGACCGTATCGAGTTAGTGGGGCTACGGCCAGACAAAATCTGGTCATGTGTTCGTAAAACCTCTCTTGCAGCTTGCGGTGAAGCTATAACCACTGTATTTAAACTTCCAAGCTTAAGACTCATGACTGGTCCATAAGTTTTTGAGAGGTCGGCGAATGAACGGTGTGGATGTTTCCCGACAAGGTGAATATTTCCGATGATCGGTAACCGTGGAGGTCCTGGAGGCAGCGCGGTAGCCTTGCGAGAGATCTGTCGAGATCGTGTGGTGGTGAAGATAAGAAAACATGATAAGATAAAGCAACAGAGGAGGAACAGAGCTTGTCCTGAGATTATGTCCATCTCTGTCTCTTTAGGCTCTCAAGTAATAATAGGAAACTGTtatccaaatatataatttgaaattaacATCTGTCTcacatataatgtatatatttcgTTTAAATTAGGATATTTATTATAGAGAATCTGAGGACTAGCCAGAAATATCTCACAGATGCTATTTTGCCAAGGTCCATGTAAATAATGCATTGATCGGTTCCATGTTTCCTACAAGTCGGTGTTAGCTTGCCAGCTGGGttacattttgatattttgttgtataaaatataaatatctacAATATTGTCAGGTTTAAATATCTACAAAATGGGTGCTACCTTGCCAGCTATTGAATTTTCTTTTCGTCTGAGCAAACAATGTGGCACGGATGCACAGCGATcattgttataaaataaaaataaaaaattgtcaaaccatttttggttttttatttaataagacCACTTCCATTGGAGATAATATGGATAccttagaacttttaaaaaataataataacgaaaaaaactgagagaaaaaaGTTAGATGGGATTTCTTAAATAAGTTAGaaactcttaaaattttctaataaacTCTTGAACCACTTGTTCTCCTATGAATggttcaattttatatttaaatgtaaaatataattaattatgtaactaaaatatatcaaaatattatttcttaatgTCGGGAATACTCTTAAGGTTCCTTTGTTTAACAACAAactagaaaatgaaagaaaataataaaactgaaTAATCTAGCAAAACCTAAAACTAAAATGGcaaccaacaaaaataaattaataaacccaTTGATAAAAGCATGACTTTGACTAAATATATCCAATAGTATTGTCAACTGAACAAAAAGTCGCCCATTCTATATAATCTTATATAGATACATTAAATAGTATTTTCCTCTTAATGATTCTGTCATTCTGTTCAGCctaactttttctttgtttgatttactgTTTGATACTATTACAATATTAGACTAAAAACGCATGAAAAATACAGAAACAGTgtctttaaattattattatcattattggAATCATAAGGTGATTGATTATTCATATGGTTTAGTTGTGAAACTATTATtacattcaaacaaaacaaaaagtattattAATCTATGGCTCTCGCTTTTTTAGTGGCACGGCATGTAACGGGTTGGTCTTGTGCAATGTGAGACCAAAGGTCTCGTCCATGTCCAAATCTTCTGAACCGACGCCGTATGGAAGCTTCCAGTCAAATgaatagagaagagaagcaagCATGAGAGGCACTGTTTTCACAGCCAAAGGCATTCCCGGACAAATTCTACGTCCGGCCCCAAACGGTGTAAGCTCATAATCTTTACCTTTCACGTCCATTTCCTTACCCATAAACCTCTCTGGCTCGAACCTGTTTGGGTTTTCCCATACATTTGGGTCTCTTCCTATGGCCCACACGTTCACAAGAACCTGAGTGTTTTTAGGCACAAGGAAACCAAGAATATCCACGTCCGTTTCCGCTTTCCGTGGGAGGAGAAGTGGAGCAGCCGGGTGTAATCGGAAAGTTTCTTTAACGACCGCTTGTAAATACGACAATTCTGAAATATCAGACTCTTGAATGACACCGTTTTGGCCCATCACACCATTTATCTCATCTTGAACTTTTGTCATTGATTTTGGGGATCGAAGTAATTCTGCCATTGCCCATTCCACTGTACTAGAGGTTGTATCCGTACCCGCTATAAACAGATCCTGGCACATACATACAAGCACATATTATATATCTGTGAATTAATATAAGATTATGTTATGCAATTAGCTAAGACTTACGAAAAGTAGGTGTTCAATCTCGTTAGTGTTGATTTCAGGTTGATCTCCTTGGTGGAGAT
The sequence above is drawn from the Camelina sativa cultivar DH55 chromosome 4, Cs, whole genome shotgun sequence genome and encodes:
- the LOC104783118 gene encoding cytochrome P450 76C1; its protein translation is MDIISGQALFLLCCFILSCFLIFTTTRSRQISRKATALPPGPPRLPIIGNIHLVGKHPHRSFADLSKTYGPVMSLKLGSLNTVVIASPQAAREVLRTHDQILSGRSPTNSIRSINHQDASLVWLPASTARWRLYRRLSVTQLFSPQRLEATKAMRANKVKELVSFISESSDREESVDISRASFITTLNIISNILFSADLGTYNAKDSVNGVQDTVISVMETVGKPDAANYFPLLRFLDLQGNRKTMKACTERLFRVFRGFIDAKIAEKSSQSNPKDVSKNDFVDNLLNYKGDEAEINISDIEHLVLDMFTAGSDTSSSTLEWAMAELLRNPKTMLKAQAEMDRVIGQNGMVEDSDISELPYLQAVVKETFRLHPGAPFLVPRKAESDVEILGFMVLKDTQVLVNVWGIGRDPSVWENPTLFEPERFLGKEIDLRGRDYEFTPFGAGRRICPGLPFAVKTVSLMLASLLYSFDWKLPNGVVSENLDMDETFGITLHKTKPLHAIPVKKRVIN